From Balneola sp. MJW-20:
ATTTTCGTCATATTTATCAATCTGACGATAAGCCCTGGAATATTTCACATAGTTTTCAGAATATTTTGGAATAGACGCTAGTTCATCATCTGTAAGTTTACGGGTTGCTTTTGCCGGAGAACCCATATACATATAACCACTTTCCAGCGTTTTTCCCGGTGCTACCAGCGATCCTGCAGCGATGATCACATCTGATTCGACTACAGCCTCATCCAGTATGGTAACATTCATGCCAACAAGCACACGGTCGTTCACGGTACAACCATGGATAATAGCACCATGGCCAACCGTTACTTCATTACCTATAATAGTAGGACCTGTTTGATTCATCACATGAATACAAACATTATCCTGAATATTACTTCGGTCACCGATCTTAATAAAGTTAACATCTCCCCTGATAGTAACATTAAACCACACACTGCTATCATCACCTATAGTAACGTCCCCAATAATATCGGCGCTGGGAGCCACAAAAACGCTTTCGTTAAATTGTGGTGATCTGCCTAAAAACTCGTATATCATGGTCTGAATTAGTTCATGTATTTCATTACCAGCTGACGAAACTCAGCATAATTATTCGGGAGTGGATTTACAGGGTCTCCGTTAATGAAAAAGGTTGGAGTGCTTCTAACTCCCTTCATTACACCTTCACGACGTCCCTGCATAACTATTCGCTGGATTTCCTGTGAATTAAGGTCTTCTTCAAACTTATCCATATCCAGGTTCAGGTCCTCGGCATATCCCATAAAAATGGATTGGGCATTCCCCTGAGACCAGACTGGCTGACCTGCAAATATTTTGCTGTGCATCTCCTCGTACTTTCCCTGCACCTTTGCAGCTTCTGCAGCTCTGGATGCCAGTGCAGCATACTGATGAATATTCAAAGGAAAGTGTTTACTTATTATCTCTACTCTTTCACCAAATTCTTCTTCCAGTCTTTTCTCAATTGGAAAGAAATAGGCGCATGCCGGGCACTGA
This genomic window contains:
- a CDS encoding DsbA family protein, whose amino-acid sequence is MKKGILLVAIIALFGITSSYGQTENKTVTIVKFSDYQCPACAYFFPIEKRLEEEFGERVEIISKHFPLNIHQYAALASRAAEAAKVQGKYEEMHSKIFAGQPVWSQGNAQSIFMGYAEDLNLDMDKFEEDLNSQEIQRIVMQGRREGVMKGVRSTPTFFINGDPVNPLPNNYAEFRQLVMKYMN
- a CDS encoding gamma carbonic anhydrase family protein, whose translation is MIYEFLGRSPQFNESVFVAPSADIIGDVTIGDDSSVWFNVTIRGDVNFIKIGDRSNIQDNVCIHVMNQTGPTIIGNEVTVGHGAIIHGCTVNDRVLVGMNVTILDEAVVESDVIIAAGSLVAPGKTLESGYMYMGSPAKATRKLTDDELASIPKYSENYVKYSRAYRQIDKYDENPFYDANKPH